A part of Halobaculum sp. MBLA0143 genomic DNA contains:
- a CDS encoding HNH endonuclease: MSRSPLSESLTVDETLTQAEVEYRFDTNFGYQFNGITYRNPDAGRYVILLANEGAVYDDRLGGGETFTYVGEGVPEKGDQEETHRNRALLDAVDEAFPIYLFTSTDGEDRYRYEGLVEVTDAAYVDDGDRMVYRFQMRRLGVASWSEYTDGVTEIERQSREPPTLNADRETSRGERVTRSAAFARRVKELYDDRCVACGARRRSPEGTPEVEAAHVYPVAEGGPDDLRNGIALCRTHHWAFDHGWFAVDDDRRMLVRETDREPPATVARLAGDRLREPSDPAFAPHPDYLAAHRAYRGFER, encoded by the coding sequence GTGTCGCGTTCACCGCTGTCGGAGTCGCTCACCGTCGACGAGACCCTGACCCAGGCGGAAGTCGAGTACCGGTTCGACACCAACTTCGGCTACCAGTTCAACGGGATCACATACCGCAACCCCGACGCGGGGCGGTACGTGATCCTCCTGGCGAACGAGGGTGCCGTCTACGACGACCGCCTCGGCGGCGGCGAGACGTTCACCTACGTCGGCGAGGGGGTGCCGGAGAAGGGGGATCAGGAGGAGACGCACCGGAACCGGGCGTTGTTGGACGCCGTCGACGAGGCGTTTCCGATCTACCTCTTCACGAGCACGGACGGCGAGGATCGGTACCGCTACGAGGGGCTCGTCGAGGTGACGGACGCGGCGTACGTCGACGACGGTGACCGGATGGTGTACCGCTTCCAGATGCGTCGTCTCGGCGTCGCGTCGTGGAGTGAGTACACCGACGGGGTGACCGAGATCGAACGGCAGTCGAGGGAGCCGCCGACACTGAACGCGGACCGAGAGACGAGTCGGGGGGAGCGAGTCACGCGCAGCGCCGCGTTCGCGCGGCGCGTGAAGGAGCTGTACGACGACCGTTGTGTCGCCTGCGGCGCGCGACGACGTTCGCCCGAGGGCACACCGGAGGTCGAGGCCGCACACGTCTACCCCGTCGCGGAGGGCGGGCCGGACGACCTCCGGAACGGGATCGCGCTGTGTCGCACCCACCACTGGGCGTTCGACCACGGGTGGTTCGCGGTCGACGACGACCGACGGATGCTCGTCCGCGAGACGGATCGAGAGCCGCCCGCGACGGTCGCCCGCCTGGCCGGCGACAGGCTCCGCGAACCGTCGGATCCGGCGTTCGCGCCACACCCCGACTACCTCGCCGCACACCGAGCGTATCGGGGGTTCGAGCGCTGA
- a CDS encoding ArsR/SmtB family transcription factor has protein sequence MVDQEFTGALSALTHEARVEVLRALADADAPLTFTELKSRVDVADPGRFNYHLGELREHFVRRTEEGYTLTYRGEGLVVAGKGGVRVETEPTDDGACPVCGETDCDRLVHVHLAEHA, from the coding sequence GTGGTCGACCAGGAGTTCACGGGGGCGTTATCGGCGCTCACTCACGAGGCCCGGGTGGAGGTGCTCCGGGCACTCGCGGACGCCGACGCCCCGCTGACGTTCACCGAGCTGAAGTCGCGCGTCGACGTCGCCGACCCCGGACGGTTCAACTACCACCTCGGCGAACTCCGGGAACACTTCGTCCGCCGGACGGAGGAGGGGTACACCCTCACTTACCGTGGCGAAGGGCTCGTCGTCGCCGGCAAGGGCGGCGTGCGCGTCGAGACCGAGCCGACCGACGACGGCGCCTGTCCGGTGTGTGGCGAGACGGACTGCGACCGACTGGTCCACGTCCACCTCGCCGAGCACGCCTGA
- a CDS encoding phosphoribosyltransferase → MSDLPEEFDCTITNWEYIYDLCREVSNQVKADNFEPDVVVALARGGWFAGRVVCDFLGLNDLTSLKMEHYVGTGEKSGEPTVRYPMPEGSVEGKDVLIIDDIADTGGSIERAHEYVTDRDAAAVRTATLQLLQTSEFEPEFVGERLSEWTWVVYPWNFLEDMVDLTASVLEKGDGGPYGREEIRSLLSEHHGIDRMEMEIAQPGRLGEVLDEMVRRDVAAEAGDGYRLVD, encoded by the coding sequence ATGAGCGATCTCCCGGAGGAGTTCGACTGCACGATCACGAACTGGGAGTACATCTACGACCTCTGTCGTGAGGTGTCGAACCAGGTGAAGGCGGACAACTTCGAGCCGGACGTGGTCGTCGCGCTCGCCCGCGGGGGGTGGTTCGCGGGCCGCGTCGTCTGTGACTTCCTGGGACTGAACGACCTGACGAGTCTGAAGATGGAACACTACGTCGGGACGGGCGAGAAGTCCGGCGAGCCGACGGTGCGGTACCCGATGCCGGAGGGGAGCGTCGAGGGGAAGGACGTGCTCATCATCGACGACATCGCGGACACGGGCGGCTCCATCGAGCGCGCCCACGAGTACGTCACCGACCGCGACGCGGCGGCGGTGCGGACGGCGACCCTCCAGTTGCTCCAGACCTCGGAGTTCGAGCCGGAGTTCGTCGGCGAGCGGCTGTCGGAGTGGACCTGGGTCGTCTACCCGTGGAACTTCCTCGAGGACATGGTGGACCTGACCGCGAGCGTGTTGGAGAAGGGTGACGGCGGACCGTACGGCCGCGAGGAGATCAGGAGTCTGTTGTCGGAACACCACGGAATCGACCGGATGGAGATGGAGATCGCCCAGCCCGGTCGCCTGGGGGAGGTGTTAGACGAGATGGTCCGCCGAGACGTGGCGGCGGAGGCCGGCGACGGCTACCGGCTCGTCGACTGA
- a CDS encoding DUF5815 family protein has translation MTEPRVPGGGGETTDLPCGETLRLRDVDMGMREFDCDCGETHAVVTDVHPPDRFLPEFLVGTLQEAVETTSEEMPEFGTPHLLGIVLEEFPSEVAVVDVSDDQEIGYTMLWVSTFDARRLHEVIVELVVELMEHAVSHSDDPNAVSSFEERMLEFDVTEFVDQYRREREVEADDVYA, from the coding sequence ATGACAGAGCCGCGAGTGCCGGGCGGCGGTGGGGAGACGACGGACCTCCCGTGTGGCGAGACGCTGCGCCTCCGCGACGTCGACATGGGGATGCGGGAGTTCGACTGTGACTGCGGAGAGACCCACGCCGTCGTGACGGACGTTCACCCCCCCGACCGATTCCTGCCGGAGTTCCTCGTCGGGACGCTTCAAGAGGCTGTCGAGACGACCAGCGAGGAGATGCCGGAGTTCGGCACGCCACACCTCCTCGGGATCGTGTTGGAGGAGTTCCCGAGCGAGGTGGCCGTCGTCGACGTGAGCGACGACCAGGAGATCGGCTACACGATGCTTTGGGTGTCGACGTTCGACGCCCGCCGGCTCCACGAGGTGATCGTGGAGTTGGTCGTCGAACTGATGGAACACGCCGTCTCCCACAGCGACGACCCGAACGCCGTCTCGTCGTTCGAAGAACGGATGCTGGAGTTCGACGTGACGGAGTTCGTCGATCAGTACCGCCGGGAACGGGAGGTCGAAGCCGACGACGTGTACGCCTGA
- a CDS encoding NAD(P)/FAD-dependent oxidoreductase gives MIGIVGGGLAGLAAAYRLQQHGHEVTVYEAGGPEALGGLARTYETSGDDVEQFYHHLSKNEQTIVDLAGEIGVGDEVEWLVGKNAYYVDGTVYPMDTPWELLAFPYWSLYDTFRLGMLTLDVDVRGGVPSLDTYENLTDFEDQTAVEFAREHTTDNVYETFFDPLLEAKFGSLKEEVSAAWLLGRIKFRGERDLLRGEILGYFQGGFRTFLDALVDAVGRENIVTRARVNDLHTADGAVEALTVERATEPVAADGAGEATEGAGETEPPATETVTESVDDVVVAAMPNVLEELTGYPCDVQFQASVCAVVTLSEGVTDTYWLNVADDAPFGALIEHTNFVPPERYGGDHLLYLASYVQEESEWLWQADDDEVEERWLSGVEELFPGFDRSTVESFRLARAPRAAPVYECGYLDLVVPYDLADDVADGLYYAGMASEAQYPERSTNGAVLAGYECADRIDERRN, from the coding sequence ATGATCGGAATCGTCGGCGGCGGGCTCGCCGGGCTGGCGGCGGCCTACCGACTCCAGCAGCACGGTCACGAGGTGACCGTCTACGAGGCTGGCGGGCCGGAGGCGCTCGGTGGACTCGCCCGGACGTACGAGACGAGCGGGGACGACGTCGAACAGTTCTACCACCACCTCTCGAAGAACGAACAGACGATCGTCGACCTCGCGGGAGAGATCGGCGTCGGCGACGAAGTGGAGTGGCTCGTCGGCAAGAACGCCTACTACGTCGACGGGACGGTGTACCCGATGGACACGCCGTGGGAGCTGTTGGCGTTCCCGTACTGGAGTCTGTACGACACGTTCCGCCTGGGGATGTTGACGCTGGACGTGGACGTGCGCGGCGGGGTGCCCTCTCTCGACACCTACGAGAACCTCACGGACTTCGAGGACCAGACTGCAGTGGAGTTCGCCCGCGAGCACACCACGGACAACGTGTACGAGACGTTCTTCGACCCCCTGCTGGAGGCGAAGTTCGGGTCGCTCAAAGAGGAGGTGAGCGCGGCCTGGCTGTTGGGCCGGATCAAGTTCCGCGGCGAGCGGGACCTGTTGCGCGGGGAGATCCTGGGTTACTTCCAGGGTGGGTTCCGGACGTTCCTCGACGCCTTGGTCGACGCGGTGGGACGCGAGAACATCGTCACTCGTGCGCGCGTGAACGACCTCCACACGGCGGACGGCGCGGTCGAGGCGCTCACGGTCGAGCGGGCCACCGAGCCGGTCGCGGCCGACGGCGCCGGCGAGGCGACCGAGGGGGCCGGCGAGACGGAACCGCCGGCGACGGAGACGGTCACGGAGTCCGTCGACGACGTGGTCGTGGCGGCGATGCCGAACGTCCTGGAGGAGCTGACGGGCTACCCCTGTGACGTGCAGTTCCAGGCGTCGGTGTGTGCGGTCGTCACCCTGTCGGAGGGGGTGACGGACACCTACTGGCTCAACGTCGCCGACGACGCGCCGTTCGGGGCGTTGATCGAACACACCAACTTCGTCCCGCCCGAACGGTACGGCGGCGACCACCTGTTGTACCTCGCCAGCTACGTGCAGGAGGAGTCGGAGTGGCTGTGGCAGGCGGACGACGACGAGGTGGAAGAACGGTGGCTGTCGGGGGTCGAGGAGCTGTTCCCCGGGTTCGACCGGTCGACGGTGGAGTCGTTCCGGTTGGCCCGCGCGCCGCGGGCGGCCCCGGTGTACGAGTGTGGCTACCTCGACTTGGTCGTCCCGTACGACCTCGCGGACGATGTCGCGGACGGGCTCTACTACGCCGGGATGGCGAGCGAGGCGCAGTACCCGGAGCGGTCGACGAACGGCGCCGTGCTCGCCGGCTACGAGTGTGCAGACCGGATCGACGAACGGCGGAACTGA
- a CDS encoding MBL fold metallo-hydrolase, whose amino-acid sequence MSQQLGEAVWRIEGSAANVFLTVDHAAPVDEDDAVRTGDDGPTGALVLVDAGTPGDADTIRRGVESAGFAVGDVSRVLLTHYDYDHVGALSKLDELSATVYAHEPDASFLDGSDSPGLWPHKALLQRATARFLDTPGLSVERVRDGDTVGSYTAYHTPGHGPGHLAWVSETARTAFLGDLVRESGGQLSPSPWLVSYDTDAVRDSVGELARRAPSFDTAGVGHGAPLSSDADEALAALATELSNSPHSE is encoded by the coding sequence GTGTCACAGCAACTCGGCGAGGCGGTCTGGCGGATCGAGGGGTCGGCGGCCAACGTGTTCCTGACGGTCGACCACGCGGCTCCAGTCGACGAGGACGACGCCGTCCGGACCGGCGACGACGGGCCGACCGGGGCCCTGGTGTTGGTGGACGCCGGGACACCCGGCGACGCCGACACGATCCGGCGCGGGGTCGAGTCGGCCGGGTTCGCCGTCGGGGACGTGTCTCGGGTGTTGCTCACACACTACGACTACGACCACGTCGGCGCGCTGTCGAAACTGGACGAGCTGTCGGCGACCGTCTACGCCCACGAGCCGGACGCCTCGTTTCTGGACGGGAGCGACAGCCCGGGGCTGTGGCCACACAAGGCGTTGCTCCAACGGGCGACGGCGCGGTTCCTCGACACGCCGGGGCTGTCCGTCGAGCGGGTGCGCGACGGGGACACGGTCGGGAGCTACACCGCCTACCACACCCCCGGCCACGGGCCGGGGCACCTCGCGTGGGTGAGTGAGACGGCACGGACGGCGTTCCTCGGCGATCTGGTGCGGGAGTCCGGCGGGCAGCTGTCGCCGTCCCCGTGGCTCGTCAGCTACGACACGGACGCGGTCCGGGACAGCGTCGGGGAGTTGGCCCGGCGGGCACCGTCGTTCGACACGGCCGGGGTCGGCCACGGCGCGCCGTTGTCGTCGGACGCAGACGAGGCGCTCGCGGCGCTGGCGACGGAGCTATCGAATTCACCACACTCCGAGTGA
- a CDS encoding ArsR/SmtB family transcription factor produces MSEPMPSEPDDSGRDGEPPETDGGVVRQSPGGVVGEETAGEPDTSARICWLDDDDAEDVICALSSDTARSILSAIHERDRTASELAEAADTSVQNVRHHLDNLSQAGLAEVTDTRYSVKGREMDVYGPPEEQTVVAVGRESESTSLFDSLRDLLGGLAALGGVSLLIQAWATRTPTGASRVPDAVGAPATGAGLPPGLLVLLGGLALLTGVAVVARLSA; encoded by the coding sequence ATGTCGGAGCCGATGCCGTCGGAGCCGGACGACTCCGGCCGAGACGGGGAGCCACCGGAGACCGACGGTGGCGTCGTCCGCCAGTCTCCCGGCGGGGTCGTCGGCGAGGAGACGGCCGGTGAGCCGGACACGTCTGCCCGGATCTGTTGGCTCGACGACGACGACGCCGAGGACGTGATCTGTGCGTTGTCGTCGGACACTGCGCGGTCGATTCTCTCGGCGATCCACGAGCGCGACCGGACGGCCTCTGAACTGGCGGAGGCGGCCGACACCTCCGTCCAGAACGTTCGTCACCACCTCGACAACCTCTCGCAGGCGGGGCTGGCAGAGGTAACTGACACGCGGTACTCCGTCAAGGGCCGCGAGATGGACGTGTACGGTCCGCCCGAAGAGCAGACGGTCGTCGCCGTCGGCCGGGAGTCGGAGTCGACCTCGCTGTTCGACTCGCTGCGCGACCTCCTCGGTGGACTGGCGGCGCTGGGTGGCGTGAGCCTGTTGATCCAGGCGTGGGCGACCCGGACCCCGACGGGTGCGTCGCGGGTGCCCGACGCCGTCGGCGCGCCGGCGACCGGGGCCGGGCTCCCGCCGGGGCTGCTCGTGTTGCTCGGCGGGCTCGCGTTGTTGACCGGAGTCGCGGTCGTCGCTCGGCTGTCGGCGTAG
- a CDS encoding S8 family serine peptidase, protein MIGADRGTAGGSGSRRRAYLAVVLLVAVTTSGAGVASPGGLGGLPGATVVGGESAAAVAAAQGDDPVRVGVIGSAFAPERGAVAQRVVAQHDVGGGLGWGRPTAHDTAVAEVVAERSPSAALYLAGVGSRPTADRYAAAVEWLLEREVDVIVDAGSYFPRTAAGLERFEAAARSVSAAGAVFVTSAGNYADRHWRGSTPADDWVQFRTGVTRNRLAATDGRVAGPVTLRLYWQGEADYDLYLYRDVTDGPDHLVARSVRETGTAEAIDTQVRPGDYYVRVHADEGTAPVDLFAARHDLTHAAGGGGTLPPATAPGVVSVGAVTNGGTVASYSGDGDVSAVDTVVTDAAGEFRGTSAATPVVAGTVTEVVATTDGRLSPGEVETIIRETADGEYRQLDPDAALARANRVGNWSRPSRRTGSRDTASTGADGDETDGNDTGNETDGTNEAD, encoded by the coding sequence GTGATCGGGGCAGACCGTGGGACGGCCGGCGGCTCGGGGTCGCGCCGTCGCGCGTACCTCGCGGTCGTGTTGCTCGTGGCCGTGACGACCAGCGGCGCGGGCGTCGCGAGCCCCGGCGGGCTCGGTGGGCTCCCGGGCGCGACCGTCGTCGGCGGGGAGTCGGCGGCGGCCGTGGCCGCGGCCCAGGGGGACGACCCGGTTCGGGTCGGCGTGATCGGCAGCGCGTTCGCTCCCGAACGGGGTGCCGTCGCACAGCGGGTGGTCGCACAGCACGATGTCGGCGGCGGTCTCGGCTGGGGCCGGCCGACCGCCCACGACACGGCCGTCGCGGAGGTGGTGGCCGAACGGTCGCCGTCGGCGGCGCTGTACCTCGCTGGCGTCGGGAGTCGACCGACGGCCGACCGCTACGCGGCCGCCGTGGAGTGGCTCCTGGAGCGTGAGGTCGACGTGATCGTAGACGCAGGGAGCTACTTCCCGCGGACGGCCGCGGGGCTGGAACGGTTCGAGGCGGCCGCACGGTCTGTGTCGGCCGCCGGCGCCGTCTTCGTCACGTCGGCGGGCAACTACGCCGACCGCCACTGGCGCGGGAGCACGCCCGCCGACGACTGGGTGCAGTTCCGAACGGGCGTGACCCGGAACCGACTCGCGGCGACGGACGGTCGGGTCGCCGGTCCGGTGACGCTCCGGCTGTACTGGCAGGGGGAGGCGGACTACGACCTGTACCTCTACCGCGATGTCACCGACGGCCCGGACCACCTGGTCGCTCGCTCCGTCCGCGAGACCGGAACGGCGGAGGCGATCGACACACAGGTACGGCCGGGCGACTACTACGTCCGTGTGCACGCAGACGAGGGGACGGCACCGGTCGACCTGTTCGCCGCTCGCCACGACCTCACACACGCCGCCGGGGGCGGCGGGACGCTCCCCCCGGCGACGGCGCCCGGGGTGGTCTCGGTCGGGGCGGTGACGAACGGTGGGACGGTGGCGTCGTACTCCGGCGACGGCGACGTGAGCGCCGTGGACACGGTCGTGACCGACGCCGCGGGGGAGTTCCGCGGCACCTCGGCGGCCACGCCGGTCGTCGCCGGGACGGTGACGGAGGTGGTCGCCACCACCGACGGCAGACTCTCGCCCGGCGAGGTGGAGACGATCATCCGGGAGACTGCAGACGGGGAGTACCGACAGCTCGATCCGGACGCCGCGCTGGCGCGTGCCAACCGGGTCGGCAACTGGAGCCGGCCGTCGCGTCGAACCGGCAGTCGTGACACTGCCTCGACGGGGGCGGACGGCGACGAGACGGACGGCAACGACACCGGCAACGAGACGGACGGCACGAACGAGGCCGACTGA